A region of Paraburkholderia sp. BL23I1N1 DNA encodes the following proteins:
- the lplT gene encoding lysophospholipid transporter LplT: MKKGFYTIIAAQFVSSLADNALLIAAIALLSVIRSAAWVTPLLQMFFTISYVLLAPFVGAFADAMQKRHVMFVSNALKASGCLMMIAGVHPMIAYGVVGFGAAAYSPAKYGILTELLPADKLVKANAWLESATVLSTIVGTMVGGALISTLADKFVAHAHLPLIRSSADLAMFAVMLTYAIAAGINIFIPDTGARYPNRLTEPKKLVGDFYHCFNVLWADKLAQIALWVTTLMWGGAVTLQLLVLKWANVNLGLSLSKAAVMQGVTGLGIAVGAAAAAALIPLRNSLRVLPIGILTGAVAIAVAFYNKDLFPAGAGLRIGSYVLPIYILLAYPLMILLGALSGFFIVPMNAILQHRGATLLSAGHSIAVQNFNQNLAVLLMLGAYAVLLTAKAPAQWIIVVFGSFVTFMMWLAKRRSDVNERTVDMRALVEE, encoded by the coding sequence ATGAAAAAAGGCTTCTACACAATCATCGCGGCGCAGTTCGTTTCGTCGCTCGCGGACAATGCCCTGCTAATCGCCGCCATCGCGTTGCTGTCGGTGATCCGTTCGGCCGCCTGGGTCACGCCGCTGCTGCAGATGTTCTTCACCATCTCCTACGTGTTGCTCGCCCCGTTCGTCGGCGCTTTCGCCGACGCGATGCAAAAGCGGCACGTCATGTTCGTCTCCAACGCGCTCAAGGCGAGCGGCTGCCTGATGATGATTGCCGGCGTTCATCCGATGATCGCGTACGGCGTGGTCGGCTTTGGCGCAGCGGCATATTCACCGGCCAAATACGGCATCCTCACCGAGCTGCTGCCCGCGGACAAACTCGTCAAGGCGAACGCATGGCTCGAATCGGCCACGGTCCTCTCGACCATTGTCGGCACGATGGTCGGCGGCGCGCTGATCAGCACCCTCGCCGATAAATTCGTCGCGCACGCGCATCTGCCACTGATCCGCTCCTCCGCCGATCTGGCCATGTTTGCAGTCATGCTTACGTACGCCATCGCGGCGGGGATCAACATTTTCATTCCCGACACCGGCGCGCGCTATCCGAATCGTTTGACCGAACCAAAGAAACTGGTCGGTGACTTCTATCATTGCTTCAACGTGCTGTGGGCCGACAAGCTCGCGCAGATCGCGCTGTGGGTCACGACGCTGATGTGGGGCGGCGCGGTCACGCTGCAATTGCTGGTGCTCAAATGGGCGAACGTGAACCTCGGCTTGTCGCTGTCGAAGGCGGCGGTAATGCAAGGCGTCACGGGTCTCGGCATTGCCGTCGGCGCGGCTGCCGCTGCCGCGCTGATTCCGTTGCGCAATTCGCTGCGCGTGCTGCCGATCGGCATCCTTACCGGCGCGGTAGCAATCGCCGTGGCGTTCTACAACAAGGACCTGTTTCCGGCGGGCGCCGGACTTCGTATCGGCTCGTATGTCCTGCCGATCTATATCCTGCTCGCCTATCCGTTGATGATTCTGCTCGGCGCGCTGTCCGGCTTCTTTATCGTGCCGATGAACGCGATCCTCCAGCATCGCGGCGCGACACTACTCTCCGCGGGCCATTCAATCGCGGTGCAAAATTTCAACCAGAATCTGGCCGTGCTGCTAATGCTCGGCGCCTACGCGGTGCTGCTCACCGCGAAGGCGCCGGCGCAATGGATCATCGTCGTATTCGGCAGCTTCGTCACGTTCATGATGTGGCTCGCAAAACGGCGCAGTGACGTGAATGAGCGCACGGTGGATATGCGGGCGCTGGTGGAAGAGTGA
- the mutS gene encoding DNA mismatch repair protein MutS: MGIQTAAANDVAQHTPMMQQYLRIKADHPGTLVFYRMGDFYELFFDDAEKASRLLDLTLTQRGASAGNPIKMAGVPHHAVEQYLAKLVKLGESVAICEQIGDPATSKGPVERKVVRVVTPGTLTDAALLSDKSDVYLMALCVAHNRRGVATSVGLAWLNLASGALRLAEVAPDQVAAALERIRPAEILVADTSADSASWTPPVNAGALTRVPVWHFDIASGTQRLCDQLEVAGLDGFGAHSLTAACGAAGALLLYAAATQGQQLRHVRSLKVEYESEYIGLDPATRRNLELTETLRGTESPTLCSLLDTCCTTMGSRLLRHWLHHPPREAAVAQARQQAIGALLDAPLGAGVDSLRGALRQISDIERITGRLALLSARPRDLSSLRDTFIALPELRAQLAAVSSNADSLARIDASLEPPQACVELLKHAVAQEPSAMVRDGGVIARGYDAELDELRDISENCGQFLIDLETRERARTGISNLRVEYNKVHGFYIEVTRGQTDKVPDDYRRRQTLKNAERYITPELKTFEDKALSAQERALARERSLYDALLQALLPFIPDCQRVAAALAELDLLAAFAERARALDWVAPMFSPDTGIEIEQGRHPVVEAQVEQFIANDCTLTPERKLLLITGPNMGGKSTFMRQTALIALLAYVGSYVPARRAAFGPIDRIFTRIGAADDLAGGRSTFMVEMTEAAAILNDATPQSLVLMDEIGRGTSTFDGLALAWAIARHLLSHNGCHTLFATHYFELTQLPAEFPHAANVHLSAVEHGHGIVFLHAVNEGPANQSYGLQVAQLAGVPNAVIRAARKHLAHLEQQSAAQPAPQLDLFAAPMPMLLEDADDKRNAAPESAVASPAMRALVERLRAIDPNDLRPREALDLLYELHELAAAPDADH, encoded by the coding sequence ATGGGCATTCAAACCGCAGCGGCCAATGACGTCGCACAACACACGCCGATGATGCAGCAGTACCTGCGCATCAAGGCGGATCATCCGGGCACGCTGGTGTTCTACCGGATGGGCGACTTCTACGAACTCTTTTTCGACGACGCCGAAAAGGCCTCGCGTCTGCTCGATTTAACATTGACGCAGCGCGGCGCGTCGGCGGGCAATCCGATCAAGATGGCGGGCGTGCCGCATCACGCGGTCGAACAGTATCTGGCCAAGCTGGTGAAACTCGGCGAATCCGTCGCGATTTGTGAACAGATCGGCGATCCGGCTACATCGAAGGGGCCCGTCGAACGCAAAGTAGTACGCGTGGTCACGCCGGGCACGCTGACAGACGCAGCACTGCTGTCCGACAAGAGCGACGTCTACCTGATGGCGCTGTGCGTTGCGCATAACCGCCGCGGCGTCGCAACGAGCGTCGGGCTCGCATGGCTGAATCTGGCGAGCGGCGCATTGCGCCTCGCCGAAGTTGCGCCTGACCAGGTGGCCGCCGCGCTAGAGCGGATTCGTCCCGCGGAAATTCTGGTGGCCGATACGTCCGCCGACTCCGCGAGCTGGACGCCGCCCGTCAACGCCGGCGCCCTCACCCGCGTGCCGGTCTGGCATTTCGATATCGCCTCGGGCACGCAGCGTCTGTGCGACCAACTGGAAGTGGCCGGCCTCGACGGTTTCGGCGCGCATTCGCTAACCGCGGCCTGCGGCGCGGCGGGTGCGCTGCTGCTGTACGCGGCGGCCACGCAAGGTCAGCAATTGCGTCACGTGCGCAGCCTGAAGGTCGAATACGAGTCCGAATATATCGGGCTCGACCCCGCCACGCGCCGCAATCTTGAACTCACGGAAACGCTGCGCGGTACGGAATCGCCCACCCTCTGTTCGCTGCTCGACACCTGCTGCACAACAATGGGCAGCCGTCTGCTGCGTCACTGGCTGCATCATCCGCCGCGCGAAGCCGCCGTGGCGCAAGCACGTCAGCAGGCCATAGGCGCATTGCTCGATGCACCGCTGGGCGCAGGCGTCGACTCTCTGCGAGGCGCGTTGCGGCAGATCTCCGACATCGAGCGGATTACCGGACGTCTGGCGCTGCTGTCGGCGCGGCCTCGCGATCTGTCGAGTCTGCGCGATACGTTCATCGCCTTGCCCGAACTGCGCGCGCAACTCGCGGCCGTTTCGTCCAATGCGGATTCGCTCGCGCGTATCGATGCGTCGCTGGAACCCCCGCAAGCGTGCGTCGAACTGCTCAAGCACGCGGTCGCGCAAGAGCCATCCGCGATGGTGCGCGACGGCGGCGTAATCGCTCGCGGTTACGATGCGGAACTCGATGAGTTGCGAGATATTTCGGAGAACTGCGGGCAGTTCCTGATTGACCTCGAAACGCGCGAACGGGCACGCACCGGCATCAGTAATCTGCGGGTCGAGTACAACAAGGTGCACGGCTTCTATATCGAAGTCACGCGCGGTCAGACCGACAAGGTGCCGGACGACTACCGCCGTCGCCAGACGCTGAAAAACGCCGAGCGTTACATCACGCCGGAACTGAAAACGTTCGAAGACAAGGCGCTGTCGGCGCAGGAACGCGCATTGGCCCGCGAACGCTCACTCTACGACGCGTTGCTGCAAGCACTGCTGCCTTTTATCCCGGACTGCCAGCGGGTCGCCGCTGCACTCGCCGAACTCGATCTGCTGGCTGCTTTCGCCGAACGCGCCCGTGCACTCGATTGGGTCGCGCCGATGTTTTCGCCGGATACGGGCATCGAAATCGAACAAGGGCGGCACCCGGTTGTCGAGGCGCAGGTCGAGCAGTTCATCGCTAACGACTGCACGCTCACGCCTGAGCGCAAACTGCTGCTGATCACCGGCCCGAACATGGGTGGTAAGTCGACCTTCATGCGGCAGACCGCGCTGATCGCGCTGCTGGCGTACGTCGGCAGCTACGTGCCGGCACGACGCGCGGCCTTCGGTCCGATCGATCGCATCTTCACGCGAATCGGCGCCGCGGACGATCTGGCCGGCGGCCGTTCGACCTTCATGGTGGAAATGACGGAAGCGGCAGCGATCCTGAACGACGCGACACCGCAAAGCCTCGTGCTGATGGACGAGATCGGGCGCGGTACGTCGACGTTCGACGGGTTGGCGCTGGCCTGGGCCATTGCGCGGCACCTTCTCTCGCACAACGGCTGTCATACGCTGTTCGCCACGCACTACTTCGAACTGACGCAGTTGCCCGCCGAGTTTCCACACGCAGCCAATGTGCATCTGTCGGCAGTCGAGCATGGGCACGGCATCGTGTTCCTGCATGCGGTCAACGAGGGTCCGGCGAATCAGAGCTACGGCTTGCAGGTCGCGCAACTGGCGGGCGTGCCGAACGCGGTAATCCGCGCGGCCCGCAAACATCTCGCACATCTCGAACAGCAATCGGCGGCGCAACCCGCACCGCAACTCGATCTGTTCGCGGCCCCTATGCCCATGCTGCTCGAAGACGCCGACGACAAACGCAACGCTGCGCCGGAATCCGCGGTGGCATCGCCGGCCATGCGGGCTCTGGTCGAGCGTCTGCGCGCAATCGATCCGAACGATCTACGGCCACGCGAAGCGCTCGATCTGCTGTACGAACTGCACGAACTGGCCGCCGCGCCGGATGCCGATCATTGA
- a CDS encoding RNA methyltransferase yields MDHTHHSSDPAVADLRGGFTSTRFVLVEPSHPGNVGAAARALKTMGFSRLVLVSPRVPHVQSDPEAIAMASGADDVLASAHVVPTLADALSGVHWSIALTARLREYGPPQWTPRAAAGAAREQAIHGEIALVFGNERTGLSNEDVERCSALAHIPANPAYSSLNLAQAVQVLAYELRTAYLSDGEAAPAAPVAAQASVGQGEPVDARAASDEIESMYAHLQSALVALEFLDPANPKKLMSRLRRLFARSGLEREEVNIVRGIAKHILLKTKPPGGDGS; encoded by the coding sequence GTGGACCACACCCACCATTCTTCCGATCCCGCCGTGGCGGACCTGCGCGGCGGTTTTACGTCGACGCGCTTCGTGCTCGTCGAGCCCAGCCATCCCGGCAACGTGGGCGCCGCGGCGCGCGCGCTGAAAACCATGGGTTTTTCGCGCCTCGTGCTGGTTTCGCCGCGCGTGCCGCACGTGCAAAGCGATCCGGAAGCCATCGCCATGGCGAGCGGCGCCGACGACGTGCTGGCGTCCGCACACGTCGTGCCGACGCTTGCCGATGCGTTGAGCGGCGTGCACTGGTCGATCGCGCTGACCGCGCGGCTGCGCGAATACGGGCCGCCGCAATGGACGCCGCGTGCCGCGGCTGGTGCCGCGCGTGAGCAGGCGATACATGGCGAGATTGCGCTGGTGTTCGGCAACGAGCGTACGGGTCTGTCGAATGAGGATGTCGAGCGTTGTAGCGCGCTCGCGCATATTCCGGCCAATCCGGCCTACAGTTCGCTCAATCTTGCGCAAGCGGTGCAGGTGTTGGCATATGAATTGCGCACGGCGTATTTGTCGGATGGCGAGGCAGCGCCCGCGGCTCCAGTTGCGGCTCAAGCGTCCGTAGGGCAGGGCGAGCCGGTCGATGCACGGGCGGCGAGCGACGAAATCGAAAGCATGTACGCGCATCTGCAAAGCGCGCTGGTTGCGCTCGAGTTTCTCGATCCGGCCAATCCGAAAAAGCTGATGTCGCGTTTGCGGCGCCTGTTCGCGCGTTCCGGTCTGGAGCGGGAGGAAGTGAATATCGTGCGCGGCATCGCCAAGCATATTCTGCTGAAGACCAAGCCGCCGGGTGGAGACGGTTCTTAA
- the cysE gene encoding serine O-acetyltransferase, with the protein MFMRLREDIATIRERDPAARSAWEVLTCYPGLHALVLHRLAHACWQARRRWLARFVSQMARFMTGIEIHPGATLGRRVFIDHGMGVVIGETAQIGDDCTIYQGVTLGGTSLTRGEKRHPTLERGVIVGAGAKVLGGFTIGADAKIGSNAVVTKPVPAGGTAVGNPARIIVPAAASVVSAAASNAQSGAARDAKRTSERSAFCAYGITPNADDPVSLAIHGLIDHAATQSKRIDEIVDALERLGTSLEGLQGADAALLDLRRLSAAIAGKVEGVGAER; encoded by the coding sequence ATGTTCATGAGACTTCGCGAAGACATTGCCACGATCCGCGAGCGCGATCCCGCCGCCCGCAGCGCCTGGGAAGTCCTCACGTGTTACCCGGGTCTGCACGCGCTCGTGCTACACCGGCTCGCCCACGCGTGCTGGCAGGCCAGGCGCCGCTGGCTCGCGCGTTTCGTCTCGCAGATGGCGCGTTTTATGACCGGCATCGAAATTCATCCAGGCGCGACGCTGGGGCGCCGGGTGTTCATCGATCACGGCATGGGCGTCGTGATTGGCGAGACGGCGCAAATCGGCGACGACTGCACGATCTACCAGGGCGTGACGCTCGGCGGCACGTCGCTCACGCGGGGTGAGAAGCGCCATCCGACGCTCGAGCGCGGCGTGATCGTCGGAGCGGGCGCGAAGGTGCTTGGCGGCTTTACGATTGGCGCGGACGCGAAGATTGGCTCGAATGCCGTGGTCACGAAACCGGTGCCGGCAGGCGGCACGGCGGTGGGCAATCCGGCCCGGATCATCGTTCCGGCGGCGGCTTCTGTCGTGTCAGCCGCTGCGTCCAATGCACAGTCAGGCGCCGCGCGCGACGCCAAACGCACGTCCGAGCGCAGCGCATTCTGCGCATACGGCATCACACCGAATGCGGACGATCCGGTGTCGCTGGCAATTCACGGCCTGATCGATCACGCCGCCACGCAATCGAAGCGTATCGACGAAATCGTCGACGCGCTGGAGCGGCTGGGAACAAGTCTCGAAGGGCTGCAAGGCGCCGATGCGGCGTTGCTCGACTTGCGGCGCCTGTCGGCCGCGATTGCAGGAAAGGTGGAAGGCGTG
- a CDS encoding inositol monophosphatase family protein, producing the protein MHPMLNIAVKAARRAAQIINRASLDLDLIQVSKKQHNDFVTEVDKASEAAIIDTLKTAYPDHAILAEESGKSDNESEYQWIIDPLDGTTNFIHGFPYYCVSIALAHKGIVTQSVVYDPTRNDLFTASRGRGAFLNDRRIRVAKRDRLADGLIGTGFPFRETDGLEAYGRQFAEMTEACAGLRRPGAAALDLANVAAGRMDGFFEQGLNPWDVAAGSLLITEAGGLVGNYTGDSDFLHVGEIVAGNPKVYAQMIPILSRFSRTRQQSA; encoded by the coding sequence ATGCATCCCATGCTCAATATCGCTGTGAAGGCCGCGCGCCGCGCAGCACAGATCATCAACCGCGCGTCGCTCGACCTCGATCTCATCCAGGTCAGCAAGAAACAGCACAACGATTTCGTCACGGAAGTCGACAAAGCGTCTGAAGCGGCGATCATCGATACGCTCAAGACAGCCTATCCCGATCACGCGATCCTCGCTGAAGAATCCGGCAAGTCGGACAACGAGTCCGAATATCAATGGATCATCGATCCGCTCGACGGCACCACCAATTTCATCCACGGTTTCCCGTATTACTGCGTGTCGATCGCGCTCGCCCACAAGGGCATCGTGACGCAGTCCGTGGTCTACGATCCGACCCGCAATGACCTGTTCACCGCTTCGCGCGGCCGCGGCGCGTTCCTGAACGACCGCCGCATCCGCGTCGCCAAGCGCGACCGCCTCGCCGACGGCCTGATCGGTACCGGCTTCCCGTTCCGCGAAACGGACGGCCTCGAAGCGTACGGCCGCCAGTTCGCTGAAATGACCGAAGCCTGCGCCGGCTTGCGTCGCCCGGGCGCCGCCGCGCTCGATCTGGCCAACGTCGCCGCGGGCCGTATGGACGGCTTCTTCGAGCAAGGCCTGAATCCATGGGACGTCGCAGCGGGCAGCCTGCTGATCACGGAAGCCGGCGGTCTGGTCGGCAATTACACGGGCGACTCGGATTTCCTGCACGTCGGCGAAATCGTCGCGGGCAATCCGAAGGTCTACGCGCAGATGATCCCGATCCTGTCGCGCTTCAGCCGCACGCGCCAGCAATCGGCTTAA